From one Acidimicrobiales bacterium genomic stretch:
- the hemB gene encoding porphobilinogen synthase: MTGDPSAGSFPERRLRRLRRTPALRAMVAEHRLAPSDLVAPLFVREGIDAPQPIHSLPGVVQHTVASLVDEAKQLVALGVPGVVLFGVPERKDAVGSGASDPEGICQVALRALRDSLGDELVLMPDLCLDEYTDHGHCGLLDARGEVDNDATLERYAEVALAQADAGADLVAPSGMMDGQVAAIRRALDDGGHGDVGILAYAAKYASAFYGPFRDAVDVQIAGGGNRRAYQQDPANRREALTEVALDLAEGADVVMVKPALPYLDVLAAVAAASPVPVAAYHVSGEYAMLAAAAANGWIDREAAALETLLAIKRAGADLILTYLAREAAELLHSPRAAR, from the coding sequence GTGACCGGTGACCCCTCGGCGGGGAGCTTCCCCGAGCGGCGCCTGCGGCGCCTGCGCCGCACCCCCGCGCTGCGGGCGATGGTCGCCGAGCACCGCCTCGCCCCGAGCGACCTCGTGGCGCCGCTGTTCGTGCGCGAGGGCATCGACGCGCCGCAGCCGATCCACTCGCTCCCCGGCGTCGTGCAGCACACCGTGGCGTCGCTCGTCGACGAGGCGAAGCAGCTGGTCGCACTCGGGGTGCCGGGGGTGGTCCTCTTCGGCGTGCCGGAGCGTAAGGACGCCGTCGGCTCGGGCGCCTCGGACCCCGAGGGGATCTGCCAGGTGGCGCTGCGCGCGCTGCGCGACAGCCTCGGTGACGAGCTCGTGCTGATGCCCGACCTCTGCCTCGACGAGTACACCGACCACGGCCACTGCGGCCTGCTCGACGCGCGCGGCGAGGTCGACAACGACGCCACCCTCGAGCGCTACGCCGAGGTCGCCCTCGCGCAGGCCGACGCGGGCGCCGACCTCGTCGCCCCGAGCGGGATGATGGACGGCCAGGTGGCGGCGATCCGCCGGGCGCTCGACGACGGCGGCCACGGCGACGTCGGCATCCTCGCCTACGCCGCGAAGTACGCCTCGGCCTTCTACGGCCCCTTCCGCGACGCGGTCGACGTGCAGATCGCCGGCGGCGGGAACCGCCGCGCCTACCAGCAGGACCCGGCGAACCGTCGCGAGGCGCTCACCGAGGTCGCTCTCGACCTCGCCGAGGGCGCCGACGTGGTGATGGTGAAGCCGGCGCTGCCCTACCTCGACGTGCTGGCCGCGGTCGCCGCCGCCTCGCCGGTCCCCGTCGCCGCCTACCACGTCTCGGGGGAGTACGCGATGCTCGCCGCGGCGGCGGCCAACGGCTGGATCGACCGCGAGGCCGCCGCCCTCGAGACGCTGCTCGCCATCAAGCGGGCGGGCGCCGACCTGATCCTCACCTACCTCGCACGCGAGGCGGCCGAGCTCCTCCACTCCCCGCGCGCCGCGCGCTGA
- a CDS encoding glutamate-1-semialdehyde 2,1-aminomutase, whose protein sequence is MTAEEQGALFARACKVTPGGVNSPVRAFRAVGGEPRFVASGEGAYLVDVEGRRYLDFVQSWGASILGHAHPAPVAAVQRAAALGTTFGAPTRDEVLLAEAIVAAVPGAGMVRLVSSGTEAAMTAVRLARGATGRARIVKFAGCYHGHSDALLAAGGSGVATLGLAGSAGVPPGAVADTIVAPYNVVPELDGEVAAVIVEPVAANMGLVAPLPGFLEGLRAACDRVGAVLIFDEVITGFRLGRAGAAGRLGVEADLTCLGKVIGGGLPLAALAGRSELMAELAPLGAVYQAGTLSGNPLATAAGLAVLSELDDDAYRVLEDRVARLGAGLADAFVAAGLSVQVPVFGTLLGLFFSAAPVADYDGARRADGVAYAAFFHEMLDRGVGLAPSPYEVAFTSLAHGEAEIDETLAAAAAAAVAVAARIGG, encoded by the coding sequence GTGACCGCCGAGGAGCAGGGCGCGCTCTTCGCGCGCGCCTGCAAGGTCACGCCGGGGGGCGTGAACTCGCCCGTCCGGGCCTTTCGCGCCGTCGGCGGCGAGCCGCGCTTCGTCGCCTCGGGGGAGGGCGCCTATCTCGTCGACGTCGAGGGGCGCCGCTACCTCGACTTCGTGCAGAGCTGGGGGGCGTCGATCCTCGGCCACGCGCACCCCGCCCCCGTCGCCGCGGTGCAGCGCGCCGCGGCGCTCGGCACCACCTTCGGCGCGCCGACCCGCGACGAGGTGCTGCTCGCCGAGGCGATCGTCGCCGCCGTGCCCGGCGCGGGGATGGTCCGCCTCGTCTCGTCGGGCACCGAGGCGGCGATGACCGCGGTCCGTCTCGCGCGCGGCGCCACCGGGCGCGCGCGGATCGTGAAGTTCGCCGGCTGCTACCACGGCCACTCCGACGCCCTGCTCGCCGCGGGGGGGAGCGGGGTCGCGACGCTCGGCCTCGCCGGCTCGGCGGGCGTTCCCCCGGGCGCTGTCGCCGACACGATCGTCGCCCCCTACAACGTCGTCCCCGAGCTCGACGGCGAGGTGGCGGCCGTGATCGTCGAGCCGGTGGCGGCGAACATGGGCCTCGTCGCGCCGCTCCCCGGCTTCCTCGAGGGGCTGCGGGCGGCCTGTGACCGCGTCGGCGCAGTGCTCATCTTCGACGAGGTGATCACGGGCTTCCGCCTCGGGCGGGCGGGAGCGGCCGGGCGCCTCGGGGTGGAGGCGGACCTCACCTGCCTCGGCAAGGTGATCGGCGGCGGCCTCCCCCTCGCCGCGCTCGCCGGCCGCAGCGAGCTGATGGCCGAGCTCGCCCCCCTCGGCGCCGTCTACCAGGCGGGGACGCTGTCGGGGAACCCGCTCGCCACAGCGGCCGGCCTCGCCGTCCTCTCCGAGCTCGACGACGACGCCTACCGTGTGCTCGAGGACCGGGTCGCCCGCCTCGGCGCCGGCCTCGCCGACGCGTTCGTCGCGGCGGGGCTGAGCGTGCAGGTGCCCGTCTTCGGCACCCTCCTCGGGCTGTTCTTCTCTGCGGCGCCGGTCGCGGACTACGACGGCGCGCGACGCGCCGACGGCGTCGCCTACGCCGCCTTCTTCCACGAGATGCTCGACCGCGGCGTCGGCCTCGCGCCGAGCCCGTACGAGGTCGCCTTCACCTCGCTCGCGCACGGCGAGGCCGAGATCGACGAGACCCTCGCGGCCGCGGCCGCGGCCGCGGTCGCGGTCGCGGCGCGCATCGGGGGTTAG